The following is a genomic window from Neodiprion virginianus isolate iyNeoVirg1 chromosome 1, iyNeoVirg1.1, whole genome shotgun sequence.
CCGCCCATTGACATAATTTCTACAGATCTCAGACGAATTTCAGTACAGGACTCACCAACAAACCATGAATGAAAGTGCAATATCAGTCGGTACGGCATGACGACGATAAAccaaaaatcaatgaatacCAACCAATTCCGATTTGGTCACGAAACCGAAACGTGGTGCGAATGGACGCTGAAGAATCAATTGCAACCTAACCGATACTCATACTTATACCGCACAATAGCTTCTCCGTCCATCGACGTAATATCTGTACAGAACGAGACGACATCATACAGTGAGTTTTTCATTGAAGGCAGGAAATGAACCGATCTTGTCGTCATTACTACACATACATACCCAACGTACTAAGAGATGTTATTACCGATGATGTTTATGCAGTTTTTCCACTCTGTATCTGAACGAGTTCCGCGTGATAGATGTCGGAGCCATTTAAAGTTTCGGAATGAAATTGATGAAGGGAACTTTTGCGGGTGAGGAGGCGAAGCGGCATCTCTAGATTCAGTATCAGACGTACCTCTATCATGTTCCATGCGATTGAAAGCGAGTCCAGCTCGCCTTCCGCGTAACCAGTTGCTCGGTGTCGAGCAACGTTCCTCGTTGGCGATGAGGTGTCCGTGCGGGTGCGGGTGCGGCGGGTGCGGGTGACTCGTAGCGATCCTTAGCCTGGTCCTCCGGGGCCACCTCGCCGGGCCTCGCCCGAACCCCGCATGCTTCCCGCACCCCGTCAGCGTTATACCCGACTAACGTCCCGCTACGTATTACACCGTACCACACGTCACTCCTATTCAACACACTTTCCGATCTTTCCGATGACCACCGAAGCCGTTCACTGCTGGgtgaaaaaagattaaattttttttattcaaacacgAGAAACGCACAATTCTCCACGAATATCGATATTACTAAACGATTACAATAGCGATTTAATCACGAAAATACGATGTTATACCAGCACCAAATATAATCCAAATGTGCACACCGCACGAACTCTCTCACTGCACCCCCCGCAGAATAATCCCGCACACACGAGGCACCCCGAATggaacttcttcttcttctccttccgcttcttcttcttcttcttcttcttcttcttcttctttttctttttcttcctcttgttcagtttttcttttctttctcgttcCTCCCGTATTATTTCCTTCGTTTAACCCCCCCCAGTCAGTATTTTCACCGCTACTTTCACCCTCTGCAGGGCCGGCAACTCCTCCGCGTCGTACGGAGCAGCAGCATTCCTCCCGTATTCCCCGATGGGGAGGTTTCGGTTTGGCGGGATGACGCTAGGAGGGCTTTTAAGCGGCGCTggggggcgggagggcgggaggaAGGGATGACGGGTGGATCGGGAGGTCGGgagagagggggggagggagggaaggagATGGCCCTAGCTCAGCTCCGGGATCGTCCGCGTGCTGCCGAGGCCTCGCGTCGTCTTCTCGCGATCCATTGATGACGTCCTCGGGTACGGCGCACCTCGCCCGGGGTCCTCCTTgccctcgtcctcctcctcctccgcctcgGCGCTTCTCGCCAGATAACTACTgctcctcctcgtcgtcgtcgtcgtcgaagCCGCCCGTTCCTCCTCCGTGCCGCACCAGCTTCTCCGCGTTTTCCTCCAACCGAACAGCACCGCTGATCTATGACCGGTACAAGACAACGCGTTGCCACTCGGTCACCCGCACTCGCGTTCACACAGTAATGTGGGCTTTATCGAGGGTTCTCGGAAAGAAAGAGGGGccggagggagagagagagagagcggggGAGAGGGGGTGGGGGCGGAGGGGGGCGgggaaggaggaaaaaaaaacgtgtatACAGGTGTATTCGATATATATCCCAGTTTCGAACCGCTGCTGCAGTTGtcactgctgctgctgctgctgtggTTGCGGGTGTATTCGGCGAAAGCTTGTTCCCCTCGTTTGATTGGTTggctttattttttttctttttttttattaatttcttcgattatttgtttgtttcttgttttttgtttgttttttttttcttctcctctccttatttcgttaattttcaacaaaagtaCCGGTCGCCGTCGACGACGGTTATAACACTCCGGTGCAACACACCCGACGCACACTCCAGCATTACGACGGATAGGTAGGTACGTGTGTTTCTCCGGTCGTTCGGGTATCTCCTTCTACTGGTATAATCCGAACGGTTGTGGCTCGGTTTTCGTGCTTGATGGTATGTGCGAGTTGagtaaaaatagtttttcgGCTCTTTCGTTTTCAGGGGTGTGCTGTGTGGCGGTATAAGAGACGGTGTGTGTGATGATGATGTTGGCTTCGCGTTCCCGCTCCAGCCCGCTGGTGGCAGGCGCGGTGCTCGCCGGCGAGTCGGGTCGAGTCGGGTCGAGAGTTCCCACGTATTGATTGGCGAGTGGCTTGGGAGCGCCTTCGCACCGGTCCACCACCACCGACGCGACGCGatgcgacgcgacgcgacgccgaCGGCCGCGCTGCCGGAGGTGTACACAACGCAACCCGGATAGGATGAATcgaaggaggaagaggaacCTCCGCGATCCGTCCCGATTCCCTCCTATACGATAAGGCCGGCCGCCCCCGCGCCGGTTTTCCACCCCCTTAAATTTTCTTGCCAGAGCTCACTTGGTCCCTCGATCGCTTCGCAtcacacacccacacacactcacacacacacgcgcgcgcgcgctcATGCAGTTACAAACGTAGCGCATGGATTATATACGACCGAAGGAGATCAACGTTGACAcagtttccttttttttttttttcttcttgtcttTCACCCTTCCTACCGATTATTACTCCCATTCACTTACGTTTTAACCCTGTACACACGTGACCCTTTTTTACGTCTACTTATCACATGCGTTTTTCAAAGGGAGGCGAACTCGCTCGCTCGTATCGCATGCGACTCCCAACGGCGAAAAGCCTGGCCTTCGCGCTAAGCTGACAACTAAACGCCGCGCGATCCTGtccgtgtgtgtgcgtgtgtatataatatacgcaGACGCATACGTATACCTTCGAGCGAGATATTTTTACCCTCGTAATAACAACGAACCTCTCTCTGTTTATTTCGCCCGCGCCACTATATTTCCTCGAGAGTCAGGACGGGAGGGAGGCTCGGCGAgaaggaggaggtggaggagggaCGTCGCTGCTGCCAGCCGTGAGCCGTTTCCGAACTTCACACAATTATCAGCGTTCTCTATCGCATCTCCACGAAATCCGCGACGGATCTAGGCGACTGGGTCCTATACTCGTCTTGATCTTCAACGGCGCGAGATCCGCGAAGCTCTCCGAAGCTCCGAGCACGCTTCGATGTTAACCTCTGATCCACAAAGCCCAGCCGTAACTTTTCTACCTCGATTCCCCCGCGACCAAGCGCGTCGTTCTCTTTTACTTCCTTCCACATAACCGCGATATGTTTCGCTTCAATTGTATACGTAAGACGCCGTGTGCTTGTAGGATTTCCGTTCGTCCGGTGACCCGGTTTccattataaaaatttgacaatggCTTCAATGTAAGCCTCTCGCCTCCGCAGCGGAGCATCGCTGTATATTAAATATACGCCGCGGCGTAATCTTTCTCGGGAAGAAGAAACTCGCTGTAGAATCTACCGCGGTATTTTCTTTACCTTTCGTGTGCTCGGTACTCACACCACTCGAGGGTGAATTCTAGGCGTGTGCGCACGTTCTGGTACACCTGCAACCCTCGCTTCGACCTCATTCCGCACCCTTAGCTTATCTCGCCGCCTTTCCGATACACGGTTTACACGTTTTTCACGCGTGTGCTGCAGCCGGCGTGGCGTTTTACCGATAAGGAATCAAAGACTCTGCAGCCGCTCGTCACGGCTCGGAGTGCGCggagaagaaattttcaaatcagtAAAATCGGATTCTCGTGAAAATTACGATACGTATTGTCCGCAGTGATAACAATAACGTTCAAAGTTTAATGGAATTTTCTACCGTATTTTTTAATCTCCGAATTTATTCGTTCAAGAGTTTGCAACGAAACGAAATTAAACTCGGGAGAAAATTCAGCCGACTCGTTTCACCgacgttattatttatttcgatgaaattgCAGCGATAACGTTAAACGAGAGTACAAAGTGGAGGCCTCATACCCACGCAAGCGGTGTACCGATACGATCGGACAACCCTTTTGGCTCGGAGACCTTTACAGCACGTCGTTCAAGAAGGTCCTCAGACTCGTGAATTGATTCTCGAGTCTGTATGTATACGTTGTATGTGTACCCGTGAGGTTATATAACAACCCCAAttgtttgattgaaaattcagcAAACCTGAGCTTCCGCGGTTGTCAGAAAAGTATGgaaaaacgaacgaatgaTATGTGTCAGAAAATTTGATGCGGCTGCAGCGGAAATATCGGACAAACGTCAGGGAAACAGGAACGTCAATTCTGACGTTggcaatattattttatatacgcATATGTTCGCTatatagaaattatttcactcgaTGATGGAAACTATTTCAAAATTCCCGTCATTCAAGGTTTATCACAAGTTACCTTTGGCTATCCATTTTTCTGGGTGTGACGATGTTCGAATTGCCGGAGGACTTGACGCTCTATTGACCGCGTCAAAGTGCACCTTGCGGGGAAAACTCCGGTTATGTTATACTCGATTTGAACAGCCGTTCATTGTGTGTAGGAACGATAATATTCTTTGCTTAAACACAAAGGCATAAATTTACGATAAGCAAAACGCAGCTGCCGACCGCAGGGaagtatatacatacagcGGTGTAACGGCAAGACTTTCGAAGACCCTTGATAATCGAAGGGTATTCGGAAACTATCTTATTTTCACAATAGCCTTTACCCTGGGACCCCAATAATGAGTATTGCACATGAAATCTCctaacacacacacacacacacacacacacaatcTCCTAATATAAATGTAAGCGTAACTATCGATAAGACTTGACTTTGCAGGATCTTTGCCACCTGTCGATTTCCTATGCAGGGTTCAACTTTGACCTGTTGACAATTCAGCACGCTTTTCAGCTACTTACAATGTCGAAACAAAAGAATATGATCGAACAAGtgtcaaattttattgaagGTCTCCTAATGTCGGTACAAATTTACGACATGCACCGAAAATTCCCGAACTGACCGAATAGTCGCCGAAACAAAGACTGCACTTATgccatttttaattcattaatcAGTAAAGCACATCTTTTCTTCCGTTTGCACCGACAGTTCCGAATTCAGTATTTTCCGTTCCTGCAGCTTCGTCTCTGGATTTACTTAATTcttcattttaattattactggCTCCCGTTTACCGCCGTAGTGCACCCTGGAATTTGTCACAGTTGCTTTGTACAAGTCGTGTCTTTCACGTTCTCCCACAAATGCTTTTTATCGATCGCTTCCTACCGCGACATCGGCAGGCAGTAGAACGAAATAAACAAGAAACGTCTTATTCAGGCTCTGGTCGttttgttattactattattatttctttcattttcttattgCTTCGCAGACAAACATACAGCTCCTTCGCgctgtataaatttattccatCGCTTTTACTTGCGTATCTAAGTGCAtgcgtatgtatattataccgaACCCTTTTTTTACGCCATGAAAAATgcctgtaataaattttattttccatataatttgtcaaaattttttccacgtcTTTTAACGGTTTAAAAAACTATTACGCTATTATGAGTCGACtagtgttttctttttttcatacgcATCGAACGTATACACTGATGGCCAAAAGTTTGGATACAACAGTCGAAATTTCTCGCCGCACTAAAATTTAGATAGCGGACTCAATGATAAAGATAATCAAACGTTCCAGGCGGCGTTTTAAAGAGGACAAATCTACCTTCATTTTGCTTCCTTCGAAGTGTTCGTAGCTTTTGTTCGCACACAAGACTGTCGAaaccaattaaaaaaaaatatatatatatatcgacaGTTTCGTGTAGAGCAATTGTGAAACTTTCTAAAAAACTAAAATGTAGGTTTCGATATTCTTATTAAGTTTACCACAGAAAAAACcgagggaaaatttttcccgaAGATGCGCAGTTACTTTCCGGCGGCTAAAAAATAGCCGAAAAACGTCCATGTTCAAAAATATGTACCGGGGCCAAAAGAAAATGTagagaattttctaaaaaagaaaaataaaggtaAACTTGTCGTCTTTAAAACGCCGCcaagaaattttgattatctttatttttgagTCCGCTATCTAACTTTTAGTGCGGCAAGAAATTTCGACTGGTATACCCAAACTTCTGGCCGGCAGTTTATACAGTTCAGAAGCTGTACAGCATTACAGTGCATCGATTCgtgaatgttgaaaaaagtcaTAATAAAACCAGTACTACAACTATATCGGTACATAGCATTCacataaattttatgaaaaactCGATGCCTCGTCACgatttaaataaatgtttttacaGTCATCAGGCTTCGATTGATACGTgttacattaaaaaaatacgcTATTCATATATGGATAGATTTCACTCGAGTTGCAGCGGCACAggcatgtatatgtatatatacaggtatgtatgtaagtacatatgtaatatatacctAGGTATATACATCGGATCATCCAATCGGCATAAGAGaattaatacaattttttctgttgtGCCTAAgagaaataatataaatggagAAACGGAAACGGAAGAAGATTTACGGATCAACTCTTCCTCCGTATATAAACCCTTCATTTCCACACACGCCCTTCCAATTTTATACGTCTGTATGATAAATCTTGTACACTGCAGTACCGGTGGGCACCATCCCTCCGTAGATGGTACGGCTTATAGAAAGAGGTTGTAGGTAAAGCCAGCTGATCCGTAGTCAGGGGTTTATCATAAAGTATTGATTAAGAGTAAACTATACCCGGAGGGAAAACATCCGGATATCACGGACGAGCGAATTCCGTAAGCTAAATTGAAGCTTTTATACTTCCTTCGAAGGTGAAAACATATATAATAGGGAAAATATTACTTGCTGTCAATTTGAAGAGTATCAACGGTCGCATCTTGATTTCTCGCCGGTATTTGCGATATTCACCTGtcagattattttcaaacgtttgTTTCTATTCTTTTTGCCCTACTCTGTCACTTTCGACAAGTTCCGGACAGTCGATCTCTGTCATACATATGCCATAATTTTTGCATGAGCAATGATTTCTGCATCAtaaaaaaagttggaaaaatactgttttcattttgtacaatgatcgatttcaacaattaCACTCATACATTATGTTATCACTTGCCCTTAAACTGTGCCAGATGAAAAAACATACCAAATAACATAAAGGTTCatctaatttttaaatattgaacaaGCATGCGCCGACGAAGGTATTTTTCAACCCTCTCGTTCACAAAAACCGGAGAGCAAAATGCGGTCGATTTTCGAACGATCTGTAGTAATTGAAGTATAGATCGACTACACGGGGCCGCATGGTGGAGCATCAGGTCTGGTAGATCCCTGGCAATTCCACCCCTGGCAGTGCAGAAAATCTGTATAATCGCGCGAGCTCCGGGTTCCTACGGTTTCTCTCTACGTTGTACGTATAAGAAAGCCAGGAAATCAGCATCCGCCCACGCGTGTCTCACCATGATAGATCCAGTAACTCCTATGAGGATACGAAGCGCAGCTCCAGACGCCGtcaccgtcgtcgtcgtcgtgtcGTGTCGTTGTTGCCGGTATGTGTGTGCAGCCGGGTGACGCGCTTACGTGTATTAAACGCGGGTGGGCGATGAGGAGGAGTacgaggaggagaaggaggaggatgaggacggggaagaggaggaagaagaggaggaggaggaggaggttgAAGGGGGAGCGGtgggaggaggagggaggCGGAGGGGGAGGAGTAGGTGGGGAGGGTGAaggcacgcacgcacgcacgcacgcacagGCGTAGAGAGAGGAGGAGGCCCATGGGCATGTGTACTGTGCGGGATTGAATGGGCGAGGGGTGGTAGATATTGCCCCCCTCCCAACGCCCACCAACGACCCCCTCCTAACGCCACCCAACACCCCACCCGGCCACCACCCCGCCTGCCACCCACTCGCCACCCGACTGCCGCCGAGGAAACAACCTGCAACTCAACATCGTGGAACACGAGGTTCCTTTCTACGGGACACGAGATCGACTCAGCCTCACTTTGGGTGAGTacaaaatatcaaaacttGAAAAGAGTGAGTAGGCAATAACAATACGTAAGCTGTACTCCGTACTTCCCGTTTCTcgcgtatgtatgtacgtggCGCGTTGGCATCATCCACCGCCTTCTAAATTTCCCTCCCGAATTCGCCTTGTTTCATTCGGACGTCGCGTCATGCTGGCCTTTCTCCTTCCACATTTctgtcctcctcctcctcctcctcctcctcctcgtcctcctgtGAATTAGTTCTTTCGCGTATACATATGATATCTACGTACGTGCATCTATATATACGAATACGGTGCGATCACGACGATGTTTCGCAACGCACAGGTGTGCCCTGCATTCTGCAAACCCCACGAGCTGTAGGCAGGCGCAATGGGGTAGTCGCCTAGCAGTTGTCCCAACCGTCTCTACCGTCGCGTCGTGCGTCCCCCGACCATCCCTTAAAACCCGAAGTAGATGTTTGCGCGCGCGTCCTTCCCCGAATATGAATGTATGTATtgtgtacgtacgtaaatGTGCGCGCGTTTCCATGTGCATATATCGAAAGTGATAACTACGGAGTACAGGGGGTTTACGGTGAAACGATACAAACCGGGGTTTTCACCACTCGCACGAGAATAGATGACGTAACCGCTTGCCTTGCCTTAAAGCTCCTGGATTACAAAACcgtattgtaattatttaaaccgaaaaattaacgaacaTTCTGTGGAACATCTCTCTAACCGCGTTCCTCTAGCTCTGTTCCTACGAGAACCGTTTCCTCGAGAAGTTTCAGCCAACGTGTGTCCCTGCTGTCGTTATAGTCAGTGGCTCGCAACCGGTCGACAATCCGTCCATCCATCCGTCGGTCCGTTCGACCGTTCGTTCCTTCGGTCGTTCGTTTGTTGTGCTCGTTTCTCTGCTGCCAACTCGATGAGAaagggggggaggggcagAGGTCGAAAGGAGCCGAGGCGGTCCGAACTCAGCCGAGGCCCATCTGCCTGACGAACCCCACcaacctcccccccccccccccccgctaCCCTGCCAACCTGGCGCTCAAGTTTACGTGCTTGCGTTTACGTCCACGTTTACGCCGAGTCTGCACGTTTATCCGTCGATCGGATTGGTGTGCGTGCGCGCCGAGTTACAGCCGCCTCGACCTCCTCCGAGGGTGTATTGATTTTCTCCTCTCACATCCAACGACCCCCGCCCCTCCGCTCTGTCGGTACATACCATCCCTCACGCCCACACGAACGGGCGAACGAACACACGCGCGAAGCATGGAACCACCGGGCCGACGACTAGGAACATGGTCTCGAGACTCCCTGACCCCGGGCGATCAATACAGACGTACAACGCGTCTCTTCAACTTAGTTCCCTCTTTTCTTGATCAGCCCGACGCGCGGTCGACAATTCGTATTTGTATCCTCCTGTACCACCCGAACAACCCCCGCATTAACCCCCATATACGTATGGATAATACGTTTCCGCAAGCTGCAAGCTGCACGTTGACACGACAAACGTGctgtattataatacaatGTAAACTTGTTCacttggaatttttatttttactcaagTTTAGTTCGAGATCGATTATtatcgtataatataaatctTGATAACGCTAAAATCCATTTACAACCCCCTCTGTTTCAGGATAAATTAGTATGCTAATAATTGTAATACAGAAATCTTTCGTGCCGGGAGAACTCGTTTTTAGATTCCGGAACAGATTGTCAtctatatgtgtgtgtatatatatatatatatatataacgatttttcacaaAGTGTATATTAAAGTACGATCGTAATACCGTTGGTTATCGTCTTAATCTTgacatacttttttttccatgtccCGGAAAGTCCACTAAAAAATGTACAGTAATGCATCACGAACACATTTTGCGATATAAGTACGTTTTGACAATAGTAAATTATACGAGCGAAGTAGTATAATGCCaagagaaaattatatttttgagAAGCTAAATCGACGGTCATTATATACGGTTCCCAATTTCTTTTGCCGTGGAAAGCGCGAAGCTTTCAATGGCATATAGGACTATATTCACCGTTACAACTTACAGTAACTCTTATTCGGCggtttgtattattataaaaaaaataacagaaagttgacatttttttataaaagataaaaaaaaaatcaaccgtCGCTTGTATATTAAATGATGTTCAAAATGTTGCGACCGATtaagaaaagttgaaaacatGCAGCATGATTAAAGCGCCAAAGTTATAAACTAAGGAAACTGCGATTCAGAACAAAATGATGTTGAACAATGAGCGTTATTTCTCACTCGCGCAATGTTATCTTACATGCTTATATACGTTATAATATATCTGCATATATACACCGGTATCTATATCATGCATGATAGGTATAAGAGTCGAGAGGAGTTACGAGATTCTGCCCGGCGCAGGGTTGAAACCTAGGTATAAGAATACCGGAGATGTTCGCAATTTCAGGTATAAGAGGCGGCAGCGGTAGGACCGTcagaggaagaggagaaggTGGTGAAGGAGCCGGCGGAGGGAGGGTGAAGCAGGTCCATCAACCGAGGCCCGGCCTCGAAGCTTACCGCGAACCGGGCCGAGCGCCGGGTGTGCTGACACTGGGAGGGTCGCTGCACCATCACCGGAGGTGGGCATGGAGGGTAGCGGCGTCGGAATCGGCAGGATTGACTGCTACGAAGATATGTTCAAGGAGATCACGAGAAAGCTGTACGGAGAGGATCCTGATCACCGaagtaagaaaattataaGGTCATGGGACACCTTGAGAGCCGAATACATAGGTACTTTGTTCTCTAATGATGAACGCCGAACAATTTAATCATACCTACATGGATGAAAAGAAACTTTTCAGGGTTCGCATTAACTCTATAAGTAACGTCTTTCGATGTTCAGTATCAATTCTGGATCCGTAATTCGGTGCATTGTGTTGATAATCACCACGTATTTTACAATGAGATCGATCCTTTGAGTGAAAATATGAATCTAAAAATTAGTCCAAATTGTTGCACATTTTATATAATTCCTCTGCGTCGTCATAGCTATACTGCGTATACGCCTGTACTATAATTGCTATATTTACGCTAATGTTTCTGCTCTGACGTATATAATCGAGGCTAAACTGCATGATCATCTGttttacatttaaatttcCAATAATTCGTCTCATTTCCTCACGACGATAGCATCGAGCATACAAAATGAGTTCGAGACTTCGGCATCCTATAAAAATAACACGGACGACGATACCGGAAACGGAAATGACGGGACTGACGACGCAGGTTGGACCTGCGCCGAAGAACCTCTCGAATGTACAGAAGGTAGTCGAGTTGCTGCCTACCACGCGACCAAAGCCACTTGGAGATGCTGCGAATGTGGTAAGTATTACGACACTACATCTCCCGGTGTTGAATCATTGTTCAGTAGAAACTCCAAAGTTTGAATAACGTGCTTGTAAACTCTTGAATCGTACGTGACTGACGTTGTAAAATAGTTAATTAACAAATAGATTGTAATAGATtttaatcaataaatttttcctatAAAAAAGTTGGtgacgaataatttttgaacatgGTCATTTTCAGGCGAATGTCTTGGCGGAGGGCCTCGGGAAGTCGCCGAGCATTTCCTCGGACTGCATCCGTCCAGGGTGTCCGTTGAGGATGGTGGAGTAGGGCACCACGCGGGTCGATCCACTGAGTGCAGGAAAGACTCCCTCGCAGACGAGGTTACCCTTTATCTAGAGCGGGTCCGCGAGCGGGCTGAGAGACCGTCACCTCCGTCTCGTAGGTCCCAGGAAACCCAAACAATTCCTGCAGCTCTTTTGCCTCCCGCCACTAGTTTTCTCCTTCACGATGTTCACGCCGCAACGTCGACGCAGCATGCTCATTTGCATCAGGTATATGAAGATACGATATTAAACTAATAGGTACTACTTAACAGGTGAAAGTTAGTCAGATTATAGGAGACGTAAAATTCTGCTACTGTTGCAAGGGCAATAGTGGCTAATTGAAAAAGAGAATTGAACAAGAAGACTTTCGTACTCACCGTATAATTCAAGTTCGACTTTATCAGCAGAGTCCTGGAACCGGAACCACGACAACAACGGCTAGCGGGAAGAGATACGCGTGTCCGTATTGTCCGTACGGTACGGACAGGCGAGATCTGTACACGCGTCACGAGAACATTCACCGTGAGGAAAAGCCGTTCCATTGCTACGTCTGCTATAAGCCATTTAACAGAGCGGATCATGTGAAGAAACATTTCTTGAGAATGCATAGGGAACACCGATACGAGTTGGCCAGGATACGTAGACCCACCGGTAGCACCTCCAAGTCCTTACAGGACCAGAGCGCTGCTGCTGGAAGCGGAGGAACCGCTTCCACTGGCTCCCACCATACCGGAAACTACCCAACCGCGTACAACAACAAAAGCTATCAGCTGCATTCCACGTCAACTACTGGTCTTTATCCAACGCCAGGGATGCCTGCCACCACGATGCACACACCAGCACGGAGAACGCAGAATGGCGGATGCAATAGCAAGAGTCACCTCAAAGGAGCGTCGAAAGGAGCCCAAGAAAGAAGGTTGTGAAAATCACAAGTTTGCACAATAATAGTTGTTGATTCTTAGGCTGAAATATGATTATAGTCAATGGAGATGATGTATACGTCTTAATACGATTTGGCGATTCCTTTCACCCAGGTACACGTGCTGTTACTGTTCTTGGAGCGGTGTGGACAACTGGTGCCTGAAACGCCACTTGAACACTCACCTGAAACCGTTTGCTTGCGCGTTATGCGAGTACAAAGCCGCCCGAGCTGAACGTTTGTCAACTCATGTACTCAAGGTCCATAACAGGAGACAATGCTCGCGCTGCTCTTACCTCGCTGAAGATGCTGCACAGCTACAGCTGCACCAGCTACACGTTCACAGGGTTACAACCGCCAATGCCCCAACGGCTCCTCCGACTCCGCGCCATCATCAACACTTACAGTGCGTACAGCCGTGATTGCGAGCATGAAGTATCAGCATTTTAGTATTCATTAGTTGCCTAATCAACTTTGTTCTGTCCCAATGAATAGGCCGTCTGGTGGTGGTGGACGCCCGCCGCCTGGTCCCCCTGTATTTCCGGCTCCAGCTCCGCCGACTGTTAGCGGTAGCGTTATACCGCCAACCACAATTCTTGGGTGAGTATCTGCACAGATTATAATTTACTACTTTCAGTTTACtgtctcacaatcagtttcaTTCACTCGATGCTATA
Proteins encoded in this region:
- the LOC124299765 gene encoding protein charlatan isoform X2, which gives rise to MEGSGVGIGRIDCYEDMFKEITRKLYGEDPDHRSKKIIRSWDTLRAEYIASSIQNEFETSASYKNNTDDDTGNGNDGTDDAGWTCAEEPLECTEGSRVAAYHATKATWRCCECGECLGGGPREVAEHFLGLHPSRVSVEDGGVGHHAGRSTECRKDSLADEVTLYLERVRERAERPSPPSRRSQETQTIPAALLPPATSFLLHDVHAATSTQHAHLHQSPGTGTTTTTASGKRYACPYCPYGTDRRDLYTRHENIHREEKPFHCYVCYKPFNRADHVKKHFLRMHREHRYELARIRRPTGSTSKSLQDQSAAAGSGGTASTGSHHTGNYPTAYNNKSYQLHSTSTTGLYPTPGMPATTMHTPARRTQNGGCNSKSHLKGASKGAQERRYTCCYCSWSGVDNWCLKRHLNTHLKPFACALCEYKAARAERLSTHVLKVHNRRQCSRCSYLAEDAAQLQLHQLHVHRVTTANAPTAPPTPRHHQHLQPSGGGGRPPPGPPVFPAPAPPTVSGSVIPPTTILGHEMVDGSTAAASLQSQDILICENCGSEFLKRTGFGTRYEGTVSRRCSENQPIYCYKCSIYQLDVGTCSEMIDRITRSYLASYENQIKTENRNRPDDDISCTSEKRARKQRRPQKLPAENDVQSRQNTFTAINIRGTQSSTNQTKIIEIRERCLAQLVSRKGLLKCYRCSRHASARAFMWVPYHTKASLILHNLWRHSRPNISLRTKRESRSVTLRATVYTRHADAFQEIS
- the LOC124299765 gene encoding protein charlatan isoform X1, whose translation is MEGSGVGIGRIDCYEDMFKEITRKLYGEDPDHRSKKIIRSWDTLRAEYIASSIQNEFETSASYKNNTDDDTGNGNDGTDDAGWTCAEEPLECTEGSRVAAYHATKATWRCCECGECLGGGPREVAEHFLGLHPSRVSVEDGGVGHHAGRSTECRKDSLADEVTLYLERVRERAERPSPPSRRSQETQTIPAALLPPATSFLLHDVHAATSTQHAHLHQQSPGTGTTTTTASGKRYACPYCPYGTDRRDLYTRHENIHREEKPFHCYVCYKPFNRADHVKKHFLRMHREHRYELARIRRPTGSTSKSLQDQSAAAGSGGTASTGSHHTGNYPTAYNNKSYQLHSTSTTGLYPTPGMPATTMHTPARRTQNGGCNSKSHLKGASKGAQERRYTCCYCSWSGVDNWCLKRHLNTHLKPFACALCEYKAARAERLSTHVLKVHNRRQCSRCSYLAEDAAQLQLHQLHVHRVTTANAPTAPPTPRHHQHLQPSGGGGRPPPGPPVFPAPAPPTVSGSVIPPTTILGHEMVDGSTAAASLQSQDILICENCGSEFLKRTGFGTRYEGTVSRRCSENQPIYCYKCSIYQLDVGTCSEMIDRITRSYLASYENQIKTENRNRPDDDISCTSEKRARKQRRPQKLPAENDVQSRQNTFTAINIRGTQSSTNQTKIIEIRERCLAQLVSRKGLLKCYRCSRHASARAFMWVPYHTKASLILHNLWRHSRPNISLRTKRESRSVTLRATVYTRHADAFQEIS
- the LOC124299765 gene encoding zinc finger protein 628 isoform X3; its protein translation is MEGSGVGIGRIDCYEDMFKEITRKLYGEDPDHRTSSIQNEFETSASYKNNTDDDTGNGNDGTDDAGWTCAEEPLECTEGSRVAAYHATKATWRCCECGECLGGGPREVAEHFLGLHPSRVSVEDGGVGHHAGRSTECRKDSLADEVTLYLERVRERAERPSPPSRRSQETQTIPAALLPPATSFLLHDVHAATSTQHAHLHQQSPGTGTTTTTASGKRYACPYCPYGTDRRDLYTRHENIHREEKPFHCYVCYKPFNRADHVKKHFLRMHREHRYELARIRRPTGSTSKSLQDQSAAAGSGGTASTGSHHTGNYPTAYNNKSYQLHSTSTTGLYPTPGMPATTMHTPARRTQNGGCNSKSHLKGASKGAQERRYTCCYCSWSGVDNWCLKRHLNTHLKPFACALCEYKAARAERLSTHVLKVHNRRQCSRCSYLAEDAAQLQLHQLHVHRVTTANAPTAPPTPRHHQHLQPSGGGGRPPPGPPVFPAPAPPTVSGSVIPPTTILGHEMVDGSTAAASLQSQDILICENCGSEFLKRTGFGTRYEGTVSRRCSENQPIYCYKCSIYQLDVGTCSEMIDRITRSYLASYENQIKTENRNRPDDDISCTSEKRARKQRRPQKLPAENDVQSRQNTFTAINIRGTQSSTNQTKIIEIRERCLAQLVSRKGLLKCYRCSRHASARAFMWVPYHTKASLILHNLWRHSRPNISLRTKRESRSVTLRATVYTRHADAFQEIS